One genomic window of Elaeis guineensis isolate ETL-2024a chromosome 2, EG11, whole genome shotgun sequence includes the following:
- the LOC114912647 gene encoding uncharacterized protein, translating into MQDTVHILLDFSNHSIERRNPLCHCQNILSFDIDGLHLLIGDTSKLSNIIESSAVGPIEKPPHRTNLSARSLHNLDHGNLRLCTENLNFESYNNSGIGIEEIRRWTPKEDDQRLEAQPWGRRRRPRWWRAEAKFSPPLPWLIGWDGWRSQFMRVVREDGWIILTMIQIERPEVLHTSRREEKRRGQGMK; encoded by the coding sequence ATGCAAGACACCGTCCATATCTTGTTGGACTTTTCCAACCACTCCATCGAACGTCGAAATCCTCTCTGTCACTGTCAAAATATCCTCTCCTTCGACATCGATGGCTTGCACCTCCTCATCGGAGATACCTCCAAACTGTCGAACATTATCGAGTCCTCTGCTGTTGGCCCTATAGAGAAGCCACCGCACCGGACCAATCTCAGTGCTCGCAGCCTCCACAACCTCGACCATGGCAACCTCCGCCTCTGTACCGAAAATCTCAATTTTGAAAGCTACAACAACAGTGGGATCGGGATCGAAGAGATTAGGAGATGGACACCGAAAGAGGATGATCAGAGACTGGAGGCACAGCcgtgggggaggaggaggaggccgcGGTGGTGGAGGGCGGAGGCGAAATTCTCGCCACCGCTGCCATGGCTGATAGGGTGGGATGGATGGCGGAGCCAGTTCATGCGTGTGGTGCGGGAGGACGGCTGGATCATACTCACGATGATTCAGATCGAGCGGCCGGAGGTCCTCCACACCTCCCGTCGCGAAGAGAAGCGGAGAGGTCAAGGgatgaaatga